In Plasmodium vinckei vinckei genome assembly, chromosome: PVVCY_01, one DNA window encodes the following:
- a CDS encoding RING zinc finger protein, putative — MNEYINEVNNDDSYIEMSSTEDILFQYFAKILYLLIFGCIGCLLLIIGYYFKVPCKECDFMNRILVICIFIKSIGHLNLSLVRIKRREEIENSEELKYIIKKLLRLFNLLTIILVISSLYLLHFYKNVCPKNTISMQIIRTYYYFTIALYFLPLLFYICLGLFLSIIICIMIYFSVDEHDRIPTPKNIINKLKVVKYKDIDYIHKKNKKEKKKTFIKNPSFELIFDKVTNAIRSKGNTTKPKSNTQTSFPNTIDNNLREGNSSCYSDPHIQEVLKPLKNNPKNDNNLDDIYNQDDHIKSTNDDIPPDNNENISKVDKQTNDNEDMCSICMMDYMGNDNIMIMPCDKRHFFHSNCLSKWLNKSQVCPICRTNIVSCINSKSDIV, encoded by the exons atgaacgAATATATCAATGAAGTAAATAACGATG ATAGCTATATAGAAATGAGTAGCACGGAAGATATCCTATTTCAATACTTTGCTaagatattatatttgttaatatttgGTTGTATAGGATGCCTACTATTAATTATAGGTTACTATTTTAAGGTCCCTTGTAAAGAATGTGATTTTATGAATAGGATACTagttatatgcatattcaTTAAAAGTATTGggcatttaaatttaagtCTGGTTCGAATAAAAAGGAGGgaagaaattgaaaattcagaagaattaaaatatattataaagaaattgTTGAGactatttaatttgttgacaattatattagtaatatcttctttatatttattacacttttataaaaatgtatgtccaaaaaatacaatatcaatgcaaataataagaacatattattattttactatAGCACTTTATTTCTtaccattattattttatatatgtctaggattatttttatcaatcattatatgcattatgatatatttttcggTTGATGAGCATGATAGAATTCCAActccaaaaaatataattaataaattgaaAGTTGtcaaatataaagatatagattatattcataaaaaaaacaaaaaagaaaaaaaaaaaacatttattaaaaaccCATCCTTTGAATTAATATTTGACAAAGTAACAAATGCTATTAGGAGTAAAGGAAATACAACCAAACCAAAATCAAATACTCAAACCAGTTTCCCCAATACTATTGATAATAATCTAAGAGAGGGTAACAGCTCTTGTTATTCTGATCCTCACATTCAAGAAGTACTTAAGCCTCTTAAAAATAAtccaaaaaatgataacaACTTAGATGATATATACAACCAAGACGATCATATTAAATCTACAAATGACGATATACCACcagataataatgaaaatattagcAAGGTTGATAAACAAACTAATGATAATGAAGATATGTGTTCTATATGTATGATGGATTATATGGGgaatgataatattatgaTCATGCCATGTGATAAACgccatttttttcattctaATTGTTTATCAAAATGGCTAAATAAAAGTCAAGTTTGTCCTATTTGTAGAACAAATATTGTTAGTTGTATTAATTCAAAATCAGATATAGTTTAA
- a CDS encoding uroporphyrinogen III decarboxylase, putative yields MLKNIVYFIFLICLLCNVLCFFKIKKIKLKMLKINASSSPHLKDEIYIRPESSKYEKFGRPSNDLILRVIENKDNEIDEKDKEKKKEIPFWIMRQAGRYLPEYRELKKNYDFFDLCFNPELSSNITIMPYKRFSCDMVVIFSDILIIFIAMGIDIKFVENVGPIFNKEINNLEDFTKLNLNLKEIINNLHFVYDSINLTKKKINNAVPVLGFCGSPFTLFTYLTKNNVSKLMPYEKSLKLIYENSKDTHTILNILCNICISHLLNQIDSGANIIQIFDSNAEIVDKNIFKEFSLYYINKIIKTIKVYRPNTYIILFVKDNFHEDIKNLDIEILSITHKQLINNGSNYYYNLFKNKIILQGALDPHILLLDNKETVKKYTSQMIQQISYKNKYIASLGHGILPNSKIENVHAFIQTVKSMK; encoded by the exons atgctaaaaaatattgtttactttatatttcttatttGTTTGTTATGTAAtgttttatgtttttttaaaataaaaaaaataaaattgaaaatgctaaaaataaatgcatCTTCTTCACCCCATTTGAAAGacgaaatatatattcgaCCGGAAAGTTCTAAATATGAAA AATTCGGTAGACCATCAAATGATCTCATATTGAGAGTAATCGAAAACAAAGACAACGAAATTgatgaaaaagataaagaaaaaaaaaaagaaattccTTTTTGGATTATGAGACAAGCAGGAAGATATTTACCAGAATATAGagaactaaaaaaaaattatgatttttttgatttatgttttaatcCAGAATTATCATCAAATATCACAATAATGCCATATAAAAGATTTTCATGTGATATGgttgttattttttctgacatattaataatatttatagctATGGGTatagatataaaatttgttgaGAATGTTGGGcctatatttaataaagaaataaataatttggaagattttacaaaattaaatttaaatttaaaagaaataataaataatttacattttGTTTATGATTCGATTAAtttgacaaaaaaaaaaattaacaatgCAGTACCTGTTCTTGGTTTTTGTGGTTCTCCATTTACTTTATTTACATacttaacaaaaaataatgtatcaaaattaatgccttatgaaaaaagtttaaaattaatatatgagAATAGTAAAGATACACACACAATTTTAAACATTCtatgtaatatatgtattagccatttattaaatcaAATAGATAGTGGGGCTAATATAATTCAGATTTTTGACAGTAATGCTGAAATagttgataaaaatatctttAAAGAATTtagtttatattatataaataaaattattaaaactaTTAAAGTATATAGACCTAAtacttatattattttatttgttaaggataattttcatgaagatattaaaaaccttgatatagaaatattatcaattaCTCATAAACAGCTAATTAATAATGGctcaaattattattataatttatttaaaaataaaattattttacaagGGGCTTTAGACCCAcatatattactattagACAATAAAGAAactgttaaaaaatatacctCACAAATGATACAACAAATTtcttacaaaaataaatatatagctaGTTTGGGACATGGTATACTTCCCAATTCgaaaattgaaaatgttCATGCATTTATTCAAACAGTTAAAtcgatgaaataa
- a CDS encoding G-protein associated signal transduction protein, putative, with protein MKFAEKLKHLKVKSWDNKYINYKFLKKLIKKKINPEIKALYDRIDKNDEQILEVCKLVNLDNSLTNQKDKKQKNEAENEEIDYTYLFFYVLQNYINMVKEHYENEYKYLNEKIDEIVLFLESDKVNLKDMESLKNKCLNIYNLFDILTNYLNINVLSVYKILKKKTKKEKLSTSLDLYQKYCNNLHQISREEKFNEKIKSTFLLIQKKIGDNCDKLNFLNFKIYLKTKIENLGQYRGTIFVLCAILITLIINTIILLYININKININVILSILPIYRLIYVLNFFFLFIFGSFLFMQVYGVNFTYILDLNKKIVDEYYYLINYVIFLLFLTTVSLLIFLLDVLFSLNIFSNIIIHVVILCILLVCTTIFPFNFYKYKENNFLFSSLLRVLMSGVFLVNSVNLLDNIMGDILTSLSKTFSDVQYILCFFLSGMDTTVPAKCPIIESYINPILVGLPFYLRFCQCLIRYHNEKQPIHIYNMLKYTSGIIIVLCNSFNWEYFGVDIYTSKIILICAYVIGSTYMYIWDVYCDWGLLKEYNYLLRKNGNLMYPPQYYYFAGFFNLIFRLTWAVTIMPINIFPNKEINFFLITFFLMFIEVLRRSIWICFRLENEHVTNASRYRAILWVPRMTKAKEY; from the exons atgaAGTTCGCCGAAAAACTTAAGCACCTAAAGGTGAAATCTTGGgataacaaatatattaattataaatttttaaaaaaactaataaaaaaaaaaataaatccaGAAATAAAAGCTTTATATGATAggattgataaaaatgatgaacaAATACTTGAAGTTTGTAAACTCGTGAATTTAGACAATTCACTAACTAAccaaaaagataaaaaacaaaaaaatgaagcagaaaatgaagaaatagattacacatatttatttttttatgttttgcaaaattatattaacatgGTTAAAGAAcattatgaaaatgaatacaaatatttaaatgaaaaaatagatgAAATTGTATTGTTTTTGGAATCAGATAAAGTCAATTTAAAAGATATGgaaagtttaaaaaataaatgcttaaatatatataatctaTTTGATATACtaacaaattatttaaatattaatgtattgtctgtatataaaattttaaaaaaaaaaacaaaaaaagaaaagctATCTACTTCTCTAGATctatatcaaaaatattgtaacAACCTACATCAAATCAGTCGAGAAGAAAAATTCAAC gaaaaaataaaatccacgtttttgttaatacaaaaaaaaataggagATAATTGTgacaaattaaattttttaaattttaagaTCTATTTAAAAACCAAAATAGAAAATCTTGGTCAATATAGAGGGACCATATTTGTTTTGTGTGCAATCTTAATTactttaataattaatacaatcatcttattatatattaacataaataaaattaacattaacgtaatattatcaatacTACCCATATACAgattaatatatgttttgaattttttctttctatTCATTTTTGGCTCCTTTCTTTTCATGCAAGTATATGGCGTCAATTTTAC GTATATCCTCGATctgaacaaaaaaatagtggATGAATATTACtacttaataaattatgtcATATTTTTGCTGTTTTTAACAACAGTCTcgttattaatatttttgttagaCGTTTTATTTAGTCTTAACATATTTTCTAACATTATAATACATGTTGTTATTTTgtgtatattattagtGTGTACTACCatttttccttttaatttttataaatataaggaaaataattttttattttcctccCTTTTACGTGTCCTTATGAGTGG GGTTTTCCTAGTAAATAGTGTAAACCTCCTCGACAATATTATGGGGGATATACTTACAAGTTTATCAAAAACATTTTCAGATgttcaatatattttatgttttttttt gaGTGGAATGGATACTACTGTTCCTGCAAAATGTCCAA TAATCGAGTCTTATATTAATCCTATACTTGTTGGTTtaccattttatttaagaTTTTGTCAATGCTTAATCAg ATACCATAATGAAAAGCAGCcgatacacatatataacatGCTCAAGTATACATCtggaattattattgtcctatgtaattcatttaattg GGAATATTTTGGGGTGGACATATATACaagcaaaataattttaatttgtgCTTATGTTATTGGTTCtacatatatgtacatatggGATGTGTACTGTGATTGGGGACTTTTGAAGGAATACAATTATTTGTTAAG gAAAAATGGCAATTTGATGTACCCTCCACAATATTACTACTTTGCAGggttttttaattta ATTTTCAGACTAACATGGGCTGTTACAATTATGCCTATCAATATATTTCCAAATAAG GaaataaacttttttttaattacattttttctgATGTTTATTGAAGTTTTAAGGAGATCAATA TGGATATGCTTTCGATTGGAAAATGAGCATGTTACCAACGCGTCACGATATCGAGCTATTTTATGG GTCCCTAGAATGACAAAAGCAAAGGAGTATTAA
- a CDS encoding para-hydroxybenzoate--polyprenyltransferase, putative yields MKRYINLSNYKYVDKQIKGYKQNEKQSNFYMPNCFFASYKNGIKNSQTISQTNFKQIKIFTKLGKIKNKVAYPLQFELSEKNENLQNCSKHILKKIENASSNATKLSVGNALTSKINESNLKSLHLGKFHYSSSLNAHNEEKKSDKNKIKEIIKKNINSYIIFSRMHIPTGTYLTLYSALWGYLLTYDVSKLFLVNNETNINEIKNIIKNVSLFIFGAYNSRTIGCMINDFLDKKYDKHVERTRNRPLADGSISTPQALIYMFIHSSLSLMTLFQFSNETIYTGLFSSFFIMTYPLLKRITYYAQVYLSFTFNLGFFITSSVNINILENIGPLIISFIPLCYLTIIYDTIYAHQDKTDDIKLKLKSLAIKWDKNTIKYSKILIINMIYLLYISAYLFDMHYSYYAFTTFNVAYLYYLINGVSLDDKETCMNFFKKSKNILFLFFLASLTAKMFEALEKKNNDKGGSTEIENKNTE; encoded by the coding sequence atgaaacgatatattaatttaagtaattataaatacgTGGACAAGCAAATAAAGggatataaacaaaatgaaaaacaaTCAAATTTCTATATGCCCAATTGTTTTTTCGctagttataaaaatggaataaagAATAGTCAGACCATCTCTCAAACCAATTTTAAGCAGATTAagatttttacaaaattggggaaaataaaaaataaggtGGCATATCCTCTACAATTTGAACTTAGtgagaaaaatgaaaatttgcAAAACTGTTCtaaacatattttgaaaaaaatagaaaatgcTAGCAGCAATGCGACCAAGCTCAGTGTTGGAAATGCATTAACAAGTAAAATAAACGAATCCAATTTGAAGTCATTACATTTAGGGAAATTTCACTATTCATCAAGTTTGAATGCTCATAAtgaagagaaaaaaagtGATAAAAACAAgattaaagaaataattaaaaaaaatattaatagttatattattttttcacgAATGCATATTCCAACTGGTACCTATTTGACATTATATTCAGCTTTGTGGGGGTATTTATTGACATACGATGTTAGCAAGCTATTTTTAGTAAACAATGagacaaatataaatgaaataaaaaatattattaaaaatgtttctttatttatttttggaGCATATAATAGTAGAACAATTGGATGTATGATTAACGATTTtttagataaaaaatatgataagcATGTTGAGAGAACAAGGAATCGTCCATTAGCAGATGGATCAATATCTACTCCTCAAGCTTTAATTTACATGTTTATACATTCATCTTTATCGCTTATGACACTATTTCAATTTAGTAATGAAACAATATATACAggtttattttcttctttctttattatGACATATccattattaaaaagaataaCATATTATGCACAAGtatatttatcttttaCATTTAATCTAggtttttttataacatcaagtgtgaatataaatatattagaaaatataGGACCATTAATTATAAGCTTTATTCCATTATGCTATTTGACAATTATTTATGATACAATATATGCACATCAAGATAAAACAGatgatattaaattaaaattaaaatcgCTAGCTATAAAATGGGATAAAAAtactataaaatattctaaaatattaattattaatatgatttatttaCTTTATATATCAGCATATCTATTTGATATGCATTATTCTTATTATGCATTTACAACATTTAATGTtgcttatttatattatttaattaatggTGTATCATTAGATGATAAAGAAACATGtatgaattttttcaaaaaatcgaaaaatattttattcttattttttctagCTTCTTTAACTGCAAAAATGTTTGAAGCTTTAgagaaaaagaataatGATAAAGGGGGCTCAACTGAAAtcgaaaacaaaaatacaGAATga
- a CDS encoding spindle assembly abnormal protein 6, putative: protein MNSTHNYIEYSFSNVDNLDMNKCVASNCIESIYNYGDSNEKRDCFINKPKNIIDSNSSSVIKPLYTGNINVVEIDYVQGMVKNNYDDINVGEKNGIINRTRNSDDVLTIVECNKGGNINQSRNICLNQNISNLKLCNSLDMSYIYNTYDKNGLLYCKKLKFHIKGDTINDYITTLVVKINTLKNNMGKQYMRLELSDEKNESFFYYLDLFEENYENIKKEQKLVINFNLFPFKFIDLLEECVLENEQCDDIEDQRLNAVFIIENNIKEVSTKGYGRDGYISSYINNHNDNKFSGNTSNEGTYEKGVLNLVEINQFKELTHLSLVLKKADNENIIKYLCNNIKYIKEYSDHVIKKLNEEIINNNNSCIEIKALEKTIENMDMKIKNIKCNFNHTLNSEIQNLKEEHQKIIERKDEMFILEKNELKMDLESLKKKCNEYSEVNKNNEDNIIHLNSKVNKLINEIKDKNDYLSKLKKEKESIECEKCKLEKDKNYFTIELNNLKTKYEKECENNISNNSSYESIKINNNNLELELKKYKDRNGKLEKEINIAIDEINKGNDIITKLQTQLKKIKDKLKNKTTEYNNLEKNHSQNMIEIAKIQAQLAETQIKLSEKETSEDNLRREVDTLQRKNDELVKDLNISREVNLRLNKEVANNNLDIYSVKMNNIGGTPTISTGSNFQVDTNLLDKDLFTKLKANLKNSSGMGYTPAYTPDSNITNLNLITGKIDALDINDRYNKPVKFIPPGI from the exons atgaattcGACGCATAATTATATCGAATACTCTTTTTCAAATGTTGACAATTTGGATATGAACAAATGTGTTGCAAGTAATTGTATAGAAAGTATATACAACTATGGAGACagtaatgaaaaaagaGATTGCTTCATAAATAaaccaaaaaatattatcgaCAGTAATAGTAGTAGTGTAATTAAGCCCCTTTATACtggaaatataaatgttgTGGAAATTGATTATGTACAGGGTATGGTGAAAAATAACTATGACGATATAAATGTCGgggaaaaaaatggaataataAATCGAACTAGAAATTCAGATGATGTATTAACAATTGTTGAATGTAATAAGGGAGGGAATATAAATCAAAGCCGAAATATTTGTctaaatcaaaatatatcaaatttaaaattatgtaataGTCTAGACATGagttatatttacaatacttatgataaaaatggattattatattgtaaaaaattaaaatttcatataaaaGGAGATACTATTAATGATTATATAACAACTTTAgttgtaaaaattaatactttaaaaaataatatgggAAAACAATATATGAGATTAGAATTAagtgatgaaaaaaatgaatcttttttttattatttagatTTGTTTgaagaaaattatgaaaatataaaaaaagaacaaaaattagttatcaattttaatttatttccatttaaatttatagatTTATTAGAAGAATGTGTATTAGAAAATGAACAATGTGATGATATAGAAGATCAGCGTTTAAATGCAGTCTTTATAAtcgaaaataatataaaggaGGTTAGTACAAAAGGATATGGACGAGATGGCTATATTTCCAGCTATATTAACAAtcataatgataataaatttagtGGTAATACATCTAATGAGGGTACATATGAAAAAGGTGTACTGAACCTAGTAGAAATAAATCAGTTCAAAGAATTAACACATCTATCAttagttttaaaaaaagcagacaatgaaaatattataaaatatttgtgtaataatataaagtatataaaagaatataGTGATCatgtaattaaaaaattaaatgaagaaataattaataataataatagttgtatagaaataaaagcGTTAGAAAAAACTATAGAAAATATggatatgaaaataaaaaatatcaaatgCAATTTTAATCATACCTTAAATAGtgaaatacaaaatttaaaagaagaacatcaaaaaattattgagAGAAAAGATGAGATGTTTATtctagaaaaaaatgaactaAAAATGGATCTTgaaagtttaaaaaaaaaatgtaatgaaTATAGTGaggttaataaaaataatgaagataatataatccatttaaatagtaaagtaaataaattaataaatgaaataaaagataaaaatgattatctatcaaaattaaaaaaagaaaaagaaagtaTAGAATGTGAAAAATGTAAACTtgaaaaagacaaaaattattttactatcgaattaaataatttaaaaacaaaatatgaaaaagaatgtgaaaataatatatcaaataattcaagttatgaaagtataaaaataaataataacaatctTGAATTagagttaaaaaaatataaagatagaaatggaaaattagaaaaagaaataaatatagctattgatgaaattaataaaggtaatgatattattacaaaattacaaacacaattaaaaaaaattaaagataagttaaaaaataaaactacagaatataataatcttgaaaaaaatcattCTCAAAATATGATCGAAATAGCTAAAATTCAGGCTCAGCTAGCCGAAAcacaaattaaattatcagAAAAAGAAACATCAGAAGATAACCTACGAAGGGAAGTAGACACTTTACAAAGAAAGAATGATGAATTAGTTAAAGATTTAAACATATCTCGTGAAG TTAATTTAAGACTAAATAAAGAAGTTGCAAATAATAACCTGGATATATATTCagtaaaaatgaataacaTCGGTGGGACCCCTACTATTTCGACAG GCTCAAACTTTCAAGTAGATACAAACCTTCTAGACAAGGActtatttacaaaattaaaagcaAATTTAAAGAATTCCTCAGGAATGGGTTACACACCAGCATACACTCCGGACAG CAATATAACCAacttaaatttaataaccGGAAAAATCGATGCCCTTG ACATTAATGatagatataataaacCTGTGAAATTCATTCCCCCCGGAATTTAA
- a CDS encoding GTP-binding protein, putative, which yields MINKFKQINGAILKNNTILCGGRIFPKSVFFYSIKIINKENKQDIKTYGHNKNGKKNDNEDDSNTTHVCENIDHKGDLIKWQNNLVKFNRSKSIFYESERIIKCESGAGGDGAFSFKKFKRKVFGNLGIPNGGKGGDGGSIYLCYSSVKGNINHKNVGNKKNDDQNKYIFINNLSELPCAILATNGGKGKANQLRGKNGTNIFLYLNKVCHVYKILSDQNDKSNKDNINENDVSGENEVDNHKSFQTNLDNNIKLEKKTNENLCEKKEDNLIYYKSNYEENVYNIIKKEDPVYLKRNQHILKQIKTMDQSVRKEKYIGLLCETNNCILLSKGGMGGKGNNMQNTFSFEKGQNGDINYIRVVYKCISDICFIGYNGVGKSTLLSLITHQIHTVNNLYILKKIFFKDNYQISVADFFSEKSQTSQNDKKNNITFNINPNFMKYMELTHLLVIILDANMDIVSQFSSIREELKRKDEHIYQKPYIVVINKCDLNFKEKMNKMEEAYKGIKNYDNNVPIFFVSAKYGMGITEFVNCLRNSVHKLKHNDKFFSSL from the exons atgattaataaatttaaacaaataaatggagcaatattaaaaaataatactattTTATGTGGAGGTAGAATTTTTCCCAAaagtgtttttttttatagcataaaaattattaataaagaaaataaacaagATATTAAAACGTATggacataataaaaatggaaaaaaaaatgataatgagGATGATAGTAATACCACACATGTGTGTGAAAATATAGATCATAAAGGggatttaataaaatggcaaaataatttagtaaaatttaataggagtaaatccattttttatgaaagtGAAAGAATAATCAAATGTGAAAGTGGAGCAGGAGGAGATGGTGCTTttagttttaaaaaatttaaaagaaaagttTTTGGAAACTTAGGAATACCTAATGGAGGGAAAGGGGGAGATGGCGGAAGTATATACTTATGCTATTCATCTGTTAAAGGAAATATtaatcataaaaatgttggaaataaaaaaaatgatgatcaaaataaatatatttttattaacaatttATCAGAGTTACCTTGTGCTATATTAGCTACAAATGGGGGGAAAGGGAAAGCAAATCAATTGAGAGGAAAAAATGGTaccaatatttttttatacttaaATAAAGTTTGTcatgtttataaaattttatcagatcaaaatgataaaagtAATAAGGACAacataaatgaaaatgatgtgTCTGGTGAAAATGAAGTGGATAACCATAAAAGTTTTCAAACCAATTTAGATAACAACATAAAATtagagaaaaaaacaaatgaaaatttatgtgaaaaaaaagaggataatttaatttattataaatcgaattatgaagaaaatgtttataatattataaaaaaagaagatcCTGTTTATCTTAAAAGAAAccaacatattttaaaacaaataaaaactaTGGATCAAAGTgtaagaaaagaaaaatatattggaCTTTTGTGtgaaacaaataattgTATTTTACTATCAAAAGGAGGAATGGGCGGTAAAGGGAATAATATGCaaaatacattttcatttgaaaAAGGACAAAATGGtgatattaattatatacgtgttgtatataaatgtattagTGATATATGCTTTATAGGATATAATGGAGTTGGCAAATCAACTCTCTTATCTTTAATTACCCATCAAATTCACActgttaataatttatacatattgaaaaaaatattttttaaagacaACTATCAAATATCGGTAGCAGATTTTTTTAGTGAAAAAAGTCAAACTTCTCAAAATGACaagaaaaataacataacttttaatattaatccaaattttatgaaatacATGGAGTTAACTCATCTTCTTGTAATAATTCTTGATGCCAACATGGATATAGTTTCCCAGTTTTCTAGTATCAG GGAAGAATTAAAGCGGAAAGACGagcatatatatcaaaaacCTTACATTGTTGTTATAAACAAATGTGATTTAAATttcaaagaaaaaatgaataaaatggAGGAAGCTTATAagggaataaaaaattatgataataatgtccccattttttttgtcagTGCAAAATATGGAATGGGAATAACAGAATTTGTTAATTGTCTAAGGAATTCTGTGCATAAATTAAAGcataatgataaatttttttcaagtttataa
- a CDS encoding diphthine methyltransferase, putative produces MIEKRYNLKYCCDDICVFPSITLLNYYNDKFSEYFGLTAISTYQLKTNKEVNSGEQKKKGKVYFYRLVENTNDNQLKTENDYVLSYEKNINYHNGILQSSYLFANDNLILGSICVNGLYLSNIKEGTYDKIFTTSDEKNNSGLSFDALENKTDKICISFSNGDMSFLSDGNPINLWKAHEYHVWSCAFTGNENIITTGSDDCSFKVWDMRSKNCSQKNNRSHSQGVTVVKFEPLSGTLYTGSYDNRIRIFDMRNIQNPLQTIDLKSSIWRIKFAYKNGALNKLLVAMCDGGAQIIKKKENEYIFKESINNNNELTYGIDAIKILDKYKKKKKKIYMSCSFYNKEAQLWY; encoded by the exons ATGATAGAGAAAAGATATAATTTGAAATACTGTTGTGATGATATTTGTGTTTTTCCCAGCATAACATTGTTAAATTATTACA aTGATAAATTTAGTGAGTATTTTGGTCTAACCGCTATATCAACATATCAACTTAAAACGAATAAAGAAGTAAATAGCGgtgaacaaaaaaaaaaaggaaaagtttatttttatagacTTGTGGAGAATACTAATGACAACCAATTGAAAACAGAAAA tGACTATGTGCTAAGTTatgagaaaaatataaactacCATAACGGGATTCTGCAGTCAAGCTACCTGTTCGCAAATGAT aatcTAATACTTGGCAGTATATGTGTCAACggattatatttatcaaacATAAAGGAGGGAACctatgataaaatatttacaactagtgatgaaaaaaataactcag gTCTATCTTTTGATGCACTAGAAAACAAGACAga taaaatatgtatatccTTCAGTAATGGGGATATGTCCTTTCTCTCTGATGGTAACCCAATCAACTTatg GAAAGCCCATGAATATCACGTATGGTCTTGTGCATTCACaggaaatgaaaatataattactaCTG gTTCTGATGATTGTTCTTTCAAAGTCTGGGATATGAGATCTAAAAATTgttcacaaaaaaataatag atCCCATTCGCAGGGAGTTACAGTAGTCAAGTTTGAGCCTCTCAGCGGGACTTTATACACGGGCTc GTATGACAACCGAATCCGAATTTTTGACATGAGAAATATCCAGAACCCATTACAAACAATTGATTTAAAATCGAGCATATGGAGAATTAAATTTGCATATAA aAATGGAGCTCTAAATAAATTACTTGTTGCAATGTGTGATGGAGGAGcccaaataataaaaaaaaaagaaaacg aGTACATTTTCAAAGaaagtataaataataataatgagtTAACATACGGGATTGATgccataaaaattttagacaaatacaaaaaaaaaaaaaaaaaaatttacatgTCTTGctctttttataataaagagGCCCAGTTGTGGTATTAG